Below is a genomic region from Argiope bruennichi chromosome 3, qqArgBrue1.1, whole genome shotgun sequence.
tgaacaccattttattttcggacacattttttgtgccacttcatgtagactgttacagattaggacacctctcacagttggatgcctcgtctcctcacagaatcgttcttacacactctacgttctgatacaaaaaaggaattaacagaactttgtactcgacagatacgccatctatcggcgtgaagctgtaacatacTCCCCACCTTGAAACCCCAGGGTTTCAAGAGATTACAATGTTcaataacataaacaatattacaacttttacacaaatctagtaaaaaatattcataataataaatatctctaagaaataagaatcaaagcttacaaatttcaacatcaaatattacaaattaattatgttccataggcaatacacaaattttagaaatggctcTTTTACAAATACTAGACTGTGTTTTAATCTTAACAACACGAATTTTCTTATCAtcaccataataaattttaattatcctacccatagcccatttataacaaggcaaattatcttcaattaataacactaaatctcctaattttacattatttttgtcaaacatcCATTTAGATCTCTGTtgtaattgacttaaataattacGATGCCAAAATTTCCATATATATTGTACAAGTCTAGTTACCTTTTGCCATTTCTTCAgatgactttcttttaaatttgtcaaatcaggCTCATTCAAAGAGGATAAAgacctatttattaaaaaatgtgcaggAGTAAGAACCTCAAAATCGTCCTCGTTAGCTGACAAGGGGCAAAGTGGACGAGAATTCAAAATTCCCTCAATTTGCACAATTACCGTTAAGAACTCTTCATAAGTTAAGTTTATTCCCTTAACAACTCTTTTTAGATGgtatttaaatgactttatagCTGCCTCCCAAAGACCGCCAAAGTGTGGGGATCTAGGTGGAATAAATTTCCACTCAATGCCTTCTGCAGCTAAATATCCTGCCAGCTTTTCATCTGGTTTTCTAACCATTTCATGAAGTTTTATAATTTCTCTATTAGCTCctacaaaattcttagcattatcTAAAAATAGTTTCGCACATTTACCTCTTCGAGCCATGAATCGTTTTAAAGTCGCTATAAAGGAATCAGAAGTCAAATCTGAAACAATTTCTATATGaacagctttaaaacaaaaacatacaaaaatacaaatataaattttttgtaaagcaccTTTACGCTGAgccttattcttaatataaaacggCCCACAGAAATCGGCACCagcacaattaaaagcaaaatctggaGATACTCTTTCCTTGGGCAAATTGCCCATGATTTGAGAAGGTGCAATTGGTTGggctttgaaacaaatgatacaTTGATGAACGATTTTTCTGCAGCTATTACGTCCATTTAGAggccaaaatttttctctaacCAGATAAAGCAAGGAAGAAGCaccaacatgtaaatatttattatgaaaatgttctattataattaaagttaatctatggctttttggcaaaattatttgatgctttttattaaaattaaaattactattacccAACCGTCCTCCGACTCTTAACAATCCTTTAGAATCCAAGAaaggattcaaagtttttaatttactaccagGAGGCACACAGTGGTGTTTTTGGAGACTACTGACGTCTTTGGCAAACTCTTGGAtttggacatttttaattaaaaatgtctctgCATAGTTCAATTCCTCAGCATTCAGTGGACCTGTTGTCTTCACTGCTTCTTTTAGGTTCTTGACAAACCTGAAAACATAACTCAAAATACgaacaattttactataattattacttatatctaATATGCACTGTAAAAAACTAGGAATATTACAAATGGAAAGATTAATCATAGGATCATTATTCAGTTCAGAGTTCTTCGCAGTTCTTTTCACCTCAAGAAGATATTCATCATCTGAGACACCAGGATAGTCATTGAAGTTTGGACAGCTACTAGATGAAAGAAAAGACGGTCCATTCCACCAAATGTCCAACTGTTGGATCTTTGAAGGGAAAACTCCTCGTGATATCAAGTCCGCAGGATTCTCAGAAGTATTTACATAATGCCATTGGAAGTTCTTAGTATACTCTTGAATCCTAGCGACTCGATTAGCCACAAAAGTTTTCAACGATGTAGGTGGAGTTTTGATCCAAGCAAGCACCACAGTGGAGTCCGAGTACAAATGTACTCCATCAATGTCTAGTTGCAAGGATGACAGAACCTTAACGGTAAGCTTGGAAAGCAAATCCGCTGCACACAGCTCCAAACGTGGGATACTAATTTCTTTGATGGGAGCTACTCGAGATTTGCTGCATAAGAGTGACACCTTTATCTCACCAGACCTTGACAAAGACCTGGTGTAGACAGCACAACCATATGCATTTTTCGAAGCATCTCCGAAGCCTATCAGGTCTACTTTCAGAACTTTAGAACATACCACATGACGAtctatgtttacatttttcaattgacTCAATTCAGAACTAAATTTTTCCCACTCTCTATTTAAGTGTAAGGGAACTTCATCGTCCCAATCAATTCTCAAAATCCACAACTTCTGCAAGAACATCTTCGCTGTGATTATCAAAGGTCCTAAGAGGCCTAAAGGATCAAACAATCTGGATATGTCCGATAGCATTGCTCTTTTTGTTGCAGGTctcacaattttttgaacactAAAACTAAATGTATCCTTTTCAGGATTGAATTGTAATCCCAAAGTTTTTAAAGTAGCTGAGTTGGGGTTATCGAAATTGTATTCTCGGTCCGACGTTGGGacattttgtaacaaaacagGATTATTTGAGCTCCATTTGTGAAGCTCCATACCAGCtgattttaacaaatgtattaacTGGTTTTGTAGTTCAATGGCAGAAGATAAATCATCGGTACCACTGAGTATATCATCGACGTAAAAATCTTTGCCAGCAGCAGCGGCTAAAGGATAGTTGTCCTGCTCATCACAGCATAATTGTTTTAGTACTCTAGTTGCCAAGTAAGGAGCGCATTTGGTTCCGTAGGTAACAGTGAGCAACTTAAATACACGTAATTTCTCTTCCTCTAAATCTttccataaaatacattgtaaatcacACTGATCTGGATGTATCCAAATTTGAcgatacatcttttttatatcGGCGGTGAAAACTATAGAACGTTTTCGAAACCTCAACAAAATAGCAAACAAATCATCTTGGACAACAGATCctgaatacaaattatcattaagcGATTGTCCAGATGACGTTGCCTCTGATGCGTTAAAAACAACGCGCAATTTTGTAGTACTACTTTCTGGCCTAAAAACGCCATGATGAGGCATAATGTACCTTGGAGTTTCGCAAGTTGCCTGCATATGCCCCAAATTCTCATACTCAGTTAAAAATTCGCTGTATAGTTGCCTATACTCTGGTTCTCTCTTCAAACGTTGCCaaagtgaattaaatcttttagtagcAATGTGTTTTGATTCGCCTAAACATGAGGGGTCTATTTTAAACGGCATTTTAACAACATAGCTTCCATCgtcatttctgaaatgtgttttcatgaaatgatcttcacatattaaactctcatcattttgtaatttatccccCTCAACATCttcaattttccaaaatttccttaaatttgcatCCAAATCTTCTATTACCAACCCACAATGAACAGTAGTTTCGTTTTCTATTGGAACACTTCCGGTAGCAACAAAGCCAaacacagtattttgaaaaacaatgtctGTTCCCGGAAACCTAATTTGACCCGATCTTAAAAGTTCATAGAATATTTGGGCACCTAATAAAATATCCACATCTCCAGGTTCATTGAAACTCACATCCGCTAAATTGAAACTATCTAATTCTAGCGTATCAATGTCAAATTGTTTGGAGGGGATACAATCTGTTATATGCGGTACTACCAATAGCTCAATTCCCTTTTCAAAGCTTCTGCTAACGTTCGAAATTTTTGTCTTTACGATCCAGTTAATAACAAAAGAAGATTGATTTAGTCCAGAAACCACAATGTttcgtctttcttttttcaaattcagtttatcggctaaacgttttgaaatgaaatgactcaTACTACCAACATCCAGTAACGCACGTGCACTCATAAACATTcctacattattttgaatcattacaTTTGCTGtacttaataaaaccattttgtttagatttaagtTGGTAGCAGTGAATGAATGCGTACTGTTCGCAGGTGACTCATTCGTCAGTTGTGAAGAATTATGACTAGGATTTTCAATTCGCGGAACGaatacatttgaccttggatttaatCCCGCGTTAGCATTTTGCGAGCGAGTTTCAGTTTCGCTTTGAGTATTTCCCAAGTGCAAAAGAGTGTTATGTCGTTTTTTGCAAATGGAGCAACTGGATTTTGAATAACAGTTAGCAATTTTAtggtgatttaaacaattaaaacataattgcttatttttaacgaCCTCAATTCTCTCATtaacaagcatatttttgaaaacaggacatacattcagggaatgattttcattagatATACAAATTACACATTTCGGAGTTTTAACTTCCGATACAAATGCTTTTTGTGGACTGTATTCTTTACGATATTTTTGAGAATGGTTTACAATTTGCGGTCGTGAAAACACATTATTactatcatttttgaattttgacgatACATAAATATCGCAAAGCCTGGCCAAATCTGATGGCACATACCAAGATTCTCCTTGTTTCACGCCAATATGAATTTGTAGTTCACgatctaatgaatcaaatattttttcggaaaccATGAGTTCACAAACTCCCTTAAAATCATTTACCTTTCTTAACTGACAATAATAATCAAAGGCTGCACTAAGTCGCGATGCAAACTGGATATAGCTTTCGTTTGGGCGTTTTTTCGCTttacggaaattatttaaaacttcttgtggGGTGgactgaaattcttttaacactaattcttttaatttgtcatacatacacaattcttcttcatttaaatatatcattaaattggtaactttttcgcctaaaatatttaataggatttctgatttgaattgttctgggacatttttggttttgaaagctctttcaagcgattggaaaaataaattatacgactCTGCTCGTGTAGGAACTGGCATAGTTAaagttttgacactttttatcaaactttctaaGCTAAAATTAGAATCAGAATCGCTATTTGTCACATTAACCTTTTGTGTtacatctttttgtaaattcgcaagctcaagttgtttttctaattgcgcgagtttaagtttttccaattctagtttctgtgcttcatttttctcgtaatcttttttcctatcaattattgactcaactacagtttttacgaattcataattatatttatagatctcgcttttttcaattaaatctttaatagtaaCTACTTTGGCACCTGCAGGAATATTAATTTCTAGTTCCTCGGCAACTTCAATTAATTCactctttttaagttttgaaagcattttgaaaagagaactctgaatatatgcaactcataaaaacgaaactaatacataaatttggaaaactaaagTATACTCACAGTTACCCTGAAACCAAAACGGACACAATAATCCAATCATCGGATACTCCAATCATAGGAATTTACACTTTATATCTATTGAAGATCACTCTAAGGATTCAGAATTCACTGagaacaatatcaaataaacacaCGCGGCAAAACAGAAGCACTTGCCGACTTCTCAAAACTCTCGATGGTTCAATACTGCGTAGTCGACGGACCACTTAATGTAATTCTCTTCAAacaattactcatttctttctggtgaacaccattttattttcggacacattttttgtgccacttcatgtagactgttacagattaggacacctctcacagttggatgcctcgtctcctcacagaatcgttcttacacactctacgttctgatacaaaaaaggaattaacagaactttgtactcgacagatacgccatctatcggcgttaagctgtaacaatatatatatacgtatgtaTTGGTACATggccattattaattttaaaaataattattttcaatttcacgATGAATTCTGCCAAATGAATGACTGGGTACAATActattttacagtaaatttaatatatataataagaacttcaattgcttattttaaggaaatcaagtcattggaaaatgaaataaagttttaatctttaaaatattcagatagtATTATGTTATTGgaaattcttgataaaaatttaaaaccacgtggtatgtttttaaactttttcaattttgtcTCACTTCAgatatgcaaacaaaaaaaaatgtaaactcaaGAATTTGTCCAAGTCTGATTTCATAAATCAGCAAATCTTGGCAGGCTAAACTGGGCCTAAATAACCAGCACATTAAGTTACGTAATTTATTACCAGATATACTATCCCATTTCAGCTAGCCCTAATTTTTCATCGTAATTTTACTAAGTTGTTTCAATATCTAAACTTCATTTCCTTGATCCCATCTTTCCAGCTTTAGATTGATCAATGGATTCCAGATAATTTATAAACCTTCTGTTTGTTTTAGAGCAAATTGGCGCTTgtgtattttgaaacaatattagtTTGATACTTTCTGTACATCATTCTCTGATGATTAGATTCAACTTGCGAAAAGGAATGTAGATGATGGCATTATTGTAATTAACAGTTATTGCCGAAGATATGGCTACCATCGCTGCTTTCAGAATCATTAATTATAGTGAGCGATGCATTTTGTTGTGCATTTAATTCTGATatcattcattaaagaaaataaccactattcctttcacacgttcgattcttttttctattaagtTTAACCTCCCCCATTGGATCAGTTTATTAAATAACTAGAGAAATCTATTCCTAATTCTTCGATTCtattcgcttttaaatgtttACCCTatcgaatattaaattaatggtaCAGGATAAATGTAAAGATCTAGTAGATTTGGAGATAAAAGATGCTGAGAATTGTTTTAAGATCTAAAAACAAGGTTGTTCAGAAATGAATACTTTTACGATATTTCCTTGGACTTAAAACAATTAGTGACAACAGTTATTAGTTAAATAGTgacaaagtaaataaagaaagttaaagttaaaagaaatgatttaatgtAGACGAGAAATATATTGCCCCCTATATCTAGTAACTTAATAATGtgcttgtataaaaaatattgtttcgcaattcataattatgtaaatttatgtaTGTGAATGTACAGTAAATCAGTTAATAATCTAGAATTATTAGTGTAtggtatgaaaatatattaataaaacctATGTCTCGTGTTTGGCATATAAAAATACGCTTTTAATGGGCATCCTTACAATCTTATTTTACTCAATAtctggaattcttttttttaatcttttttctttagatcaaaatattaaataatatatttcattttaacttttcttcatttcatttcgcTTGGTCTTTacatgcttttcttttcttttctttttttttttttttttttgctttttgattatttattttgtgtcttCCGCATTTATTTTCCTccaaaataattcagatatttcaacacttccaatttttaaattcttgaattttagtaatatttagaaatatcagGTTATTTGAAAGTATTTGCTGAATATAGATCTAAAGATGCATGTgcgtttgcttttaaatttataactagttttgtaaatttaaaaggaattggtACGTCGTTGAA
It encodes:
- the LOC129962539 gene encoding uncharacterized protein LOC129962539, yielding MPFKIDPSCLGESKHIATKRFNSLWQRLKREPEYRQLYSEFLTEYENLGHMQATCETPRYIMPHHGVFRPESSTTKLRVVFNASEATSSGQSLNDNLYSGSVVQDDLFAILLRFRKRSIVFTADIKKMYRQIWIHPDQCDLQCILWKDLEEEKLRVFKLLTVTYGTKCAPYLATRVLKQLCCDEQDNYPLAAAAGKDFYVDDILSGTDDLSSAIELQNQLIHLLKSAGMELHKWSSNNPVLLQNVPTSDREYNFDNPNSATLKTLGLQFNPEKDTFSFSVQKIVRPATKRAMLSDISRLFDPLGLLGPLIITAKMFLQKLWILRIDWDDEVPLHLNREWEKFSSELSQLKNVNIDRHVVCSKVLKVDLIGFGDASKNAYGCAVYTRSLSRSGEIKVSLLCSKSRVAPIKEISIPRLELCAADLLSKLTVKVLSSLQLDIDGVHLYSDSTVVLAWIKTPPTSLKTFVANRVARIQEYTKNFQWHYVNTSENPADLISRGVFPSKIQQLDIWWNGPSFLSSSSCPNFNDYPGVSDDEYLLEVKRTAKNSELNNDPMINLSICNIPSFLQCILDISNNYSKIVRILSYVFRFVKNLKEAVKTTGPLNAEELNYAETFLIKNVQIQEFAKDVSSLQKHHCVPPGSKLKTLNPFLDSKGLLRVGGRLAQPIAPSQIMGNLPKERVSPDFAFNCAGADFCGPFYIKNKAQRKAVHIEIVSDLTSDSFIATLKRFMARRGKCAKLFLDNAKNFVGANREIIKLHEMVRKPDEKLAGYLAAEGIEWKFIPPRSPHFGGLWEAAIKSFKYHLKRVVKGINLTYEEFLTVIVQIEGILNSRPLCPLSANEDDFEVLTPAHFLINRSLSSLNEPDLTNLKESHLKKWQKQFFYSSLNTEVDYYIETDGKLTEDSTEGLYSNFTVSCKCGFMTEFTPTPKMSKRSSLNTLLELALRLIGRGFSFGKKLLATLNLPYASKQAFIADGMKLLESLKYHCEKNLKSASKEVQKCKI